In Flavobacteriales bacterium, the following are encoded in one genomic region:
- a CDS encoding molybdopterin synthase sulfur carrier subunit, translating to MVQINIPTPLRKFTDDHSKLDLEGNTVLELIENLTEKYPSLRPFLLDGDSIRPYIKLFLGDQDIDSLERERTSLKEGDILSIIPAIAGGAI from the coding sequence ATGGTACAGATAAACATACCCACACCGCTACGGAAGTTCACAGATGACCATTCCAAACTGGATCTGGAAGGAAACACCGTTCTGGAACTGATCGAGAATCTCACGGAGAAGTATCCTTCATTGAGACCCTTTTTATTGGATGGGGATTCCATTCGGCCCTATATCAAACTCTTCTTGGGCGATCAGGATATCGATTCACTGGAGCGTGAGCGTACTTCACTCAAAGAAGGTGATATATTGAGCATCATTCCAGCCATCGCAGGTGGTGCAATCTGA